A region of Halarcobacter mediterraneus DNA encodes the following proteins:
- a CDS encoding exodeoxyribonuclease III, with the protein MAKQNYKFISWNVNGIRAVDKKEALKWVDETNIDILGLQETKAQAEQIPETIFDKNYKNLHVSSSAIKGRSGVALFTDLEPHFTCNCPTVDILDEGRINEAHFKLGDKEIAYFNVYFPNGQSKEERLVYKMEFYDRFLEHCENLKKEGKSIIVCGDVNTAHTEIDLARPKANEKTSGFLPMEREWIDKFLAHGYVDTFRHVNGDIKDSYSWWSYRANARANNVGWRIDYFYVSEDLKDNITNAYIMGEVLGSDHCPVALEIEL; encoded by the coding sequence ATGGCAAAACAAAATTACAAATTTATCTCATGGAATGTAAATGGAATTAGAGCTGTTGATAAAAAAGAAGCTTTAAAATGGGTAGATGAAACAAATATTGATATTCTAGGATTACAAGAAACAAAAGCACAAGCAGAGCAAATCCCAGAAACTATTTTTGATAAAAACTATAAAAATCTTCATGTATCAAGTTCTGCAATAAAAGGTAGAAGTGGTGTTGCACTTTTTACTGATTTAGAGCCACACTTCACTTGTAACTGCCCTACAGTTGATATACTTGATGAAGGAAGAATAAACGAAGCTCACTTTAAACTAGGAGACAAAGAGATTGCATACTTTAATGTTTATTTCCCCAATGGACAATCAAAAGAAGAAAGACTTGTTTATAAAATGGAGTTTTATGATAGATTTTTAGAACATTGTGAAAATCTAAAAAAAGAAGGAAAATCTATAATCGTATGTGGAGATGTAAATACAGCTCACACAGAAATTGACCTAGCAAGACCAAAAGCAAATGAAAAGACTTCTGGATTCTTACCTATGGAGCGAGAATGGATTGATAAGTTTCTAGCTCATGGATATGTTGATACTTTTAGACATGTAAATGGGGATATCAAAGATTCATACAGCTGGTGGAGTTATAGAGCAAATGCCAGAGCAAATAACGTTGGCTGGAGAATTGATTATTTCTATGTAAGTGAAGACTTAAAAGATAATATTACAAACGCCTATATTATGGGAGAAGTTTTAGGAAGTGATCACTGTCCTGTAGCTTTAGAAATAGAATTAT
- a CDS encoding CBU_0592 family membrane protein encodes MDIYQFIGFAGMLFVVIAYFLLQTNKYTIHSLPYQVLNLFGAILLLISLFVHFNLGSFVIEVFWIAITIYGMYHNLKRKKVES; translated from the coding sequence ATGGACATTTATCAATTTATAGGCTTTGCAGGTATGCTTTTTGTAGTAATAGCATATTTTTTACTCCAAACTAATAAATATACTATACACTCTTTACCTTATCAAGTTTTAAACTTATTTGGTGCAATATTACTTTTGATTTCACTATTTGTACATTTCAACTTAGGTTCTTTTGTTATTGAAGTTTTTTGGATAGCAATTACTATATATGGAATGTATCATAATTTAAAAAGGAAAAAAGTTGAAAGCTAG
- a CDS encoding sulfite exporter TauE/SafE family protein → MSQEILLGIITFFTSTIAGIVGLGGGMILIAVLPSFLPVNALVPVHGLTQLSSNLSRAIFGYKDVKVEVIPKFFIGSLLGVSFFAGILYFISLTYVPLFIGFYILLSLWSQKFNNKIKKFESYYLIGFVQSGFSIVVGATGPIATTLLVKDYNDKHTVVATAAALMSITHLLKVFAFMIFGFIFFDYIGILVAMIIGAVAGSYAGTKLRDKIDGKKFILALKIILSLMAIKLIVSMFV, encoded by the coding sequence ATGTCACAAGAAATTTTATTAGGAATTATTACTTTTTTTACTTCAACAATTGCTGGAATTGTTGGTCTTGGTGGAGGAATGATTTTAATTGCTGTTCTTCCTTCTTTTTTACCTGTTAATGCTTTAGTTCCAGTTCATGGACTTACTCAATTAAGTAGTAATTTAAGTCGTGCAATATTTGGATATAAAGATGTAAAAGTAGAAGTAATACCTAAGTTTTTCATTGGTTCATTACTTGGTGTATCTTTTTTTGCTGGTATATTATATTTTATTTCATTGACTTATGTTCCTCTTTTTATTGGTTTTTATATTTTACTTTCACTTTGGAGTCAAAAGTTTAATAATAAAATCAAAAAATTTGAAAGCTATTATTTAATAGGTTTTGTACAAAGTGGTTTCTCTATTGTTGTTGGTGCTACAGGACCTATTGCAACTACACTTTTAGTCAAAGATTATAATGACAAACATACAGTTGTAGCAACAGCTGCTGCTTTGATGAGTATCACCCATTTACTTAAAGTTTTTGCTTTTATGATTTTTGGTTTTATATTTTTTGATTATATTGGTATTTTAGTGGCTATGATTATTGGAGCAGTTGCTGGAAGTTATGCTGGAACAAAATTAAGAGATAAAATTGATGGTAAAAAATTTATCTTGGCTTTAAAAATTATTTTATCTCTTATGGCTATTAAACTAATAGTCTCAATGTTTGTTTAA
- a CDS encoding CidA/LrgA family protein, whose product MLKGIITLLFFQFIGECIAKLFDLLVPGPVIGMVLLLVFLIIRKSSFPSLDNAVTIHLKYLPMLFIPAAMGIITQVDIISKEFWAITISLFLGTIIALAFSAKLMDYLTIKQETKK is encoded by the coding sequence ATGTTAAAAGGAATTATTACATTACTGTTTTTTCAGTTTATAGGTGAATGTATTGCTAAACTTTTTGATTTATTAGTACCTGGTCCAGTTATTGGTATGGTTTTATTACTTGTTTTTTTAATCATTAGAAAGTCAAGTTTTCCAAGTCTTGATAATGCAGTTACAATTCATTTAAAATATTTACCAATGCTATTTATTCCTGCTGCAATGGGAATTATTACCCAAGTAGATATTATTTCAAAAGAGTTTTGGGCTATTACTATTTCATTATTTCTAGGAACAATTATAGCCCTTGCCTTTAGTGCTAAGTTAATGGATTATTTAACAATAAAACAGGAGACGAAAAAATGA
- a CDS encoding LrgB family protein encodes MNYEALTQYVSNTPLVWLLLTLGSFKIGIIIYEKFNKHTLLQPIIIAYLIIMTALIITGVSYKEYFKAVEIIHFFLGPATVALALPLYKNLKHIKSLFFPIFITLVVAGIFTISIAIVLLWALDAQLPTILSMTTKSITAPIAIITSEQIGAIPSLAVGFVIIAGIIGALLGTAIFKIFKIKHDTSKGFALGMVSHGIGTARAIEISEKAAAFSALAMGLTGILTAVFLPLVIQFFK; translated from the coding sequence ATGAATTATGAAGCTTTAACACAGTATGTTTCAAATACTCCTCTTGTTTGGTTATTATTAACTTTAGGTTCATTTAAAATTGGAATAATTATTTATGAAAAATTTAATAAACATACACTATTACAACCTATTATTATTGCATATTTGATTATTATGACAGCGCTTATTATTACAGGAGTTTCTTATAAAGAGTATTTTAAAGCAGTTGAAATTATTCATTTCTTTTTAGGACCTGCAACAGTTGCTTTAGCTCTTCCTTTGTATAAAAATTTAAAACATATTAAATCCTTGTTTTTCCCAATATTTATAACCTTGGTTGTAGCTGGAATATTTACTATTAGTATAGCGATTGTTTTATTATGGGCTTTAGATGCACAACTTCCAACTATTCTTTCTATGACCACAAAATCAATTACTGCTCCAATTGCAATTATTACATCAGAACAAATTGGTGCGATACCTTCATTAGCAGTTGGCTTTGTTATTATTGCTGGAATTATTGGAGCTCTTTTAGGTACAGCAATTTTTAAGATTTTTAAAATTAAACATGATACTTCAAAAGGTTTTGCTTTGGGAATGGTTTCCCATGGTATTGGTACAGCAAGGGCAATTGAGATTTCAGAAAAAGCAGCAGCCTTTTCAGCCCTTGCTATGGGACTAACAGGAATATTAACAGCTGTTTTTCTTCCCTTAGTAATACAATTTTTTAAATAG
- a CDS encoding MFS transporter encodes MAQQRLAYVSMMLLGLGVLLTGFFPSVIGLYLTTVLMSIGFHYLETLNQSLALQWLNKDKAPIILGKITAAKSFTSLVVFVLIFIMMKFYSVEYEYVYAFFGGITFIIGIIAWIFFEHFKDDVIQEKKVSLKKEYWLFYILTFLAGARRQIFVVFAGFLLVEKFGVDIHNMVSLLFINSILNMYFAPAIGRFITKFGERITLRFEYIGLILVFISYGFVENVYVAYFLFVIDHLLFSMAIALKTYFQKIANPKDIASASAVSFTINHIAAVFLPALLGIVWLYSSSLVFIIGASIAFLSFLLSFYIPKKPEMGVETTLKVKTI; translated from the coding sequence ATTGCCCAACAAAGATTAGCTTATGTATCAATGATGCTTTTAGGGTTAGGAGTTTTATTAACTGGTTTTTTCCCAAGTGTAATAGGCTTATATCTTACAACAGTACTTATGTCTATAGGTTTTCATTATCTTGAAACTTTAAACCAGTCACTTGCTTTACAGTGGTTAAATAAGGATAAAGCACCAATTATCTTAGGAAAGATAACCGCTGCAAAATCTTTTACTTCACTTGTTGTTTTTGTACTTATTTTTATAATGATGAAATTTTATTCTGTAGAATATGAATATGTTTATGCCTTTTTTGGTGGTATAACTTTTATAATAGGAATTATTGCTTGGATATTTTTTGAGCATTTTAAAGATGATGTAATTCAAGAAAAAAAAGTAAGTTTGAAAAAAGAGTATTGGCTTTTTTATATATTAACTTTCTTAGCAGGGGCAAGAAGACAAATATTTGTTGTTTTTGCAGGGTTTTTACTTGTGGAGAAGTTTGGAGTAGATATTCATAATATGGTTAGTTTACTTTTTATTAATTCAATTTTAAATATGTATTTTGCCCCAGCAATTGGAAGATTTATCACAAAGTTTGGAGAACGTATAACCCTAAGATTTGAATATATTGGATTAATACTTGTTTTTATTTCTTATGGTTTTGTTGAAAATGTATATGTAGCATATTTTCTTTTTGTTATCGATCATCTTCTTTTTTCAATGGCAATTGCACTTAAAACATATTTTCAGAAAATTGCAAATCCAAAAGATATAGCAAGTGCAAGTGCTGTATCTTTTACTATAAATCATATTGCAGCAGTATTTTTACCTGCTCTTTTAGGTATAGTTTGGTTATATTCTAGTTCTTTAGTTTTTATAATAGGAGCTAGCATTGCTTTTCTATCTTTCCTATTGTCTTTTTATATTCCTAAAAAACCTGAAATGGGAGTAGAAACAACTTTAAAGGTGAAGACTATTTAA